The segment TCACGGGCCCCGGCTCACGGGCCCCGGCTCACGGGCCCCGGCTCACGGGCCCCGGCTCACGGGCCCCGGCTCACGGGCCCCGGCTCACGGGCCCCGGCTCACGGGCCCCGGCTCACGGGCCCCGGCTCACGGGCCCCGGCTCACGGGCCCCGGCTCACGGGCCCCGGCTCACGGGCCCCGGCCCACGGGCCCCGGCCCACGGGCCCCGGCCCACGGGCCCCGGCCCACGGCTTCGCGGCTTCGCGGCTCAGAAGTGGGTCTCGACGCCGAAGGCCGCGCGCAGCCGGGCCATGTCCTGCCGGTCCCGCTCGGCCGGCTCGTACCCCTGGTGGAAGGACACCTGCTGCGCCACCGAGAGGCAGGGCACCTCCCGTCCGCCGATCGTCCCGGTGACGAAGCACGAGGCCGGGTAGTGGAACGGCTGTCCCGCCCGGTGCGACTCCTGCAGCGCGTCCCCGTCCGGCCCGAACACCAGCGGGTGCAGGTCGAGTTCCCGCCCCCGGCCGTCCACCAGCACGAACCTGACCGGCCGCAGGTCGGTCCGCTCCGCGAAGCCGAGCTCGGCCAGCGCCGCCAGTGCGGCCGGCTCCTGCTCGCGGCGGTGCAGCAGGTCGAGGTCCCGGTGCGGGCGGGTCTGTTCCCTCAGCAGGGCGTCGATGCCCCACCCCCCGGCGATCCAGACCTGCGCCCCGGCGGCCCGCAGCGCGTCCAGCACCTCCAGCACGTCCGCGTCCCGCATGGCGTGCGCTCCCCTCTTGGTGATTTTCCGACAGCCGATGCTAAATCAATTTGCGTAAAGCTGGCTGTTATTTGCAAGTGCGCCCTCCTGGCCGCCGCCGGAGTCGGAGTCGGCGGAGCTTGCGGACCCGCTCCCGGCGGGACGGATCGGGACCGATCCGCGCGTGCGGAGGAACTGGTGAGGCGTCGATCCCGGATGGCCCGCAGCACGTCTGCGGCAGCATCGCGAGCAACGGCAACCGGGTCGTCGTGGAGCGCCGGTCGCTGCCGGTCGCTACCCTGTGCTACCCGTCGGTGAGCCGGAGGTTGGCGAGCAGGCGGGAGCCGTCGGCGGTCAGGGCGATCAGGCGCCCGTCGCGGTGGTGGACGGTGGCCAGGCCGGCGTGGTGGCGCAGGGCGAGGTCGTCGGGGGTCGCGGACGGGAAGCGCAGGACGGCGCGGACCGGCAGACCGGGGCCGAGGCCCAGGTCGAGGGTGGTGCCGCCGGGTTCGGCGGTCGCCACGGCGTACAGGTCGCCGTCGGCCAGCAGGGTGGAGGACTCCGGCGGGCCGGAGAGGGGGCGGCGGGCGGTGCCGTTCTCGCCGGAGCGGACCAGCTCGCCGGCCTCCCGGTCGATCGAGAGCAGGCTGCCCTCGGCCAGGACGCGGGGGAGCGGCTCGACCGGCAGGTCCAGCCCGTGCCGGGAGCGCAGTTGCCAGCCCGGGGCGTCCCAGCGCCAGCGTTCGACCAGGGGCTGCTCGGCGACCAGCGCCGCGAAACTCCCCGGACTGCGGGCGGGCGGGCCCAACACCTGGGCGCCGTGGTCGAGTTCGCGCCACACCACGGTCGGGACGGCGGCCAGCGTGTCGTACACGGCGAGCGCGCCGTCCTCGACCACGGTGAGCAGCCGGCCGTCGAAGGACGACAGCGGTTCGGCGCCCAGCAGGGTGGCCCAGGGCCGCACCCGCCGGGTCGCCAGGTCGAGCCGGGCGATCGCGCGGGCGTCCCCGTAGCGGGCGACCAGCAGCGCGGCGCCGCCGTGGTCGGCGAGCACCAGCCGGTCCGCCGGGGTGCTCCAGCGGGCCTTGGTGCGGCCGTCCCCGGTCAGCAGCCGGACGCCCGCCTGCCCGCAGGCGACCAGCACCGCGCCGGACTCCAGGGCCGCCGCGTCGTGCAGCCGGACCCGGCCGGGCAGCCGGTCCGCGTGCACGGTGCCCGGCCCGCCGGGCCGGGACGCCCGCTCCGGCAGCGGCGGCAGGTCGGACAGCGGCGGCAGGTCGGCCGCCACCAGCGGGTCCGCGCGCTCCAGCAGCGCCCCGAACAGCTGCCGACGGCTGTGCTCGGGACGGTCCCCGAACCCGCCGTCCCGGACCACCGCCAGCGCCGCCGCCGTGGCCAGCTCCCGGTCCAGGGCCGCCGCGCCGCCCGGCAGCACCGCCATCGCCGCCGCGAACTCGCCGCGCTGCGAACGGAGTTCCGGCTCGTCCCCGGCCAGCAGGGCGCGGATCATCGGCGCCACCCGCTCGCCCGCGTCGAGTGCCCGCAGGTACGCCAGCGAGCGGGCCCGGACGACCCCGCCGAGCGCCACCCCGTCCCGCAGGTCGGCCACCACCAGCGGACGCAGCCGCTCGTCCGGCCAGGCCGCCTCGACCGCGCCCAGCCGGTCGCCCGCCGCCTGCCGGGAACGCACCCACGCCGTCCGCAGCTCGCGCGCCGCGCCCTCGTCGACCCGCTCCAGCCGCGTCACCACCGACAGGAAGGCGTCGTGCCGCTCGGCCAGCCGGACCGCCCGCCCCCGCTCGCCCGCCAGCCACCACGGCCGGATCGCCAACTCCGGCTCCAGGCCCCGCCCTTCGGCGAGCACCGCCGCGTCCCGGTGGCGGCCGTGCCGCTCCAGCAGCGCGACCGCCTCGGACGGGCGGGCCAGCAGGTCGGCCAGCGCGAACGCCGCCTCGTCGATCCGGCCCTCACGCTCCAGCGCCTCGGCCGCCGCCCGGTACAGCGCCGTCAGGTGCTCGTGGACGCTCGCACCCGAGAGCGCCGAGACCGGCCCGCCGGAATCGCGGTGCGCGGCGGGCCGCAGCGCACCGGTCCGCCGGGACGGCAGTGCCAGGGTCAGCCAGGAGTCCCGGCCCGACGACGGCGGCCGCCCGCCCAGCGCGAGCGCGTCGCGCAGCGCCTCCTCCCAGCGGCGCTGCCGGAACGCGGCGGTCAGCTCGCGCAGGTAGCGCGCCTGCCGGCCGCGCACCACCTGGGCCGCCGCGGGCGTGCGCAGCGCGAGCACGGCCAGCACGCCGTTCAGCGCCCGGCGCAGGGTGCGGCGGGCCCGGGGGCGGGTGAGGGCGCTGCCGCCCGTCCCTCCGGCGTCGCCCGGATTGCCGGCGTCGCCCGCGTCGCTGACGGAGAGCCTGGCCCGGCGGGACTCCGCGCCGACCACCAGGGCGGTGCCGATCCAGGCCAGGACCCCGCCGACCCACGCCGCCACGGAGCGGGAGGCGCCGAACAGGACGGCGGACGAACCCAGTAGCAGGAACAGCGTCGCCGCCAGCGGCAACACCGCCCACGCGCCCCACCGGCGCGCCCGGCGGGCGGGGAGCCGACCCTTCCGGGAGAGCGGGCCCTTCCGGGAGAGCGGACCCGGCGGCCGGTCCCCCCGCAGCCGCCGCAGCCGAGGGGACACCGGCCGGACCCCGGCCGCCGCCCGCAGATCGGACCAGGGCGGCGTGAGCAGCGACTCGACCACCGGCCCCGGCTCGGGCCCGGCCGCCGACAGCGGCTCCAGCCGACGGACCACCAGGCCCGACGGGTCGAGCCACCGGACGGGCGCCACCGGAGGCAGCGCGGCCAGCCGGTACCGCTCCGGCCGGCCGCCGCGCAGCACCAGCAACTCCCCGGCCCCGACCGCCGGTTCCTCGTCGGAGCCGGAGCCGGAGCCGGAGCCGGAGCCGGAGCCGGAGCCGTGTCCGAGGACGGGGCCGGAGCCGTGTCCGAGGACGGGGCCGGAGCCGTGTCCGAGGACGGGGCCGGAGCCGTGTCCGGGGCCCGGCCCGGCCTCCGGCAGGTCGAACGAGACCAGGCCGCCGGAGCGGGCCAGCAACGGCAGCCCGGGCGCCCGGTCGGCCCGGACCGCGACCGGCTCGGGCAACTGCAACAGCCAGGCGCCGCACGGAAGTTCGCTCAGCCGGGCGCCGTCCCGCCAGAGCCGTAGCACTCGCGCGGCGGCCTCCCCCGACCCCAGCAGCGGGACGTCCAGCAGGAAGCCCGCCGCCTCGACCGAGGCCCGGTGGCGGCCGACGGCCGTCTCGTTCACGTGCTGCTCCCGAGGGTCATCCGGACCAGGCCGGTGAAGGCGTCGCCGACCACCACCTGTCCGGGGCGCGGTTCGGCCGCGACCAGTGGCAGGGCGGGGTGGACCGAGGGCGGGACGGTGCCGCCGGAGAGCTGGCTCAGCGTCCGGGAGCCGTCCGTCCGGACGCTGCGGACCAGGACTCCGGCGGTGGAGCAGGTGACCAGCGCGAGGCCGTCGCCCTGCCGGACCAGGCCGATCGCCTCGGAGTCCGCCGGGACGATGGCCCGCAGGACGTGCCGGCCGGGGGCGGCCAACTGCCACTCCAGGCCGTCGTGCGACCAGGCGACCGCGTCCCGGGCGTACAGCCGGTGCGGCGCCCCCGGGTCTGCCGCCGCCGACGATCCGCCCTCGTACAGCCGGGGTTCGCGGGCCCAGCGGAAGCCGGCCGGCCCGCCGTCGGTCCCCTCGCCGGCCGGGCCGTCGTCGCGGACGGCGCCGTCCTCCGCGATCGACCACCAGCGGCCCGCGAGTGGGAGGGCGAGCGTGCCGTCCTGCCAGAGCAGCGGCAGCACCGGGGCGGACAGCAGGGCGTTCAGCCGGGCCGGGTCCAGGCCGAACGGGGCCCGGTCGATCGAGGTCGGGAACGGCTCGGCGGGCGGGCTGCCGACCAGCATGAGCCGGAGCTCGCTGCTGCCGTCCACCAGCGCCATCAGCCGCCGCCCGATCCGGGCCGCCGCGAGGACCGGCAGTCCGAAACCGTGGGTCCGTGGCCGCCCCGACTGCCCGTTGCCGTCGGGACGGACCCGGACGGCGACCAGTTGCTCGGGCCCCCTGCCCCGGCCCAGCAGGGTCGGCGCCAGCCCGGTGAAGACCGGCAGCCGGGCCCCGGGCACCGTCTGCGGCACCTGCTCCGCCCGCCGCCGGAACTCCCCGCCGCGCAGCGTCCGGACCGCCAACCCGCTCTCCGGGATTGGGAGTTCGCTGACGGACGTGCCGAGCGTGAGCCGGACCGAGCGGGCCCCGGACGGGCTCCAGCCGGCCGGCTCGGCGGTGAGCGTCCGGGGCGGTGCGGGTGAGAGCCGTCCGGCCAGGGCGGGCGTGGTCAGCAGCCACGCCTCGTCCGGGGCCTCCAGCGCCGCGCGGGCCCTCGCCACCGCGGCGCCGTCCGGCTCGACGAGGCTCCTGGCCTTCCGCCAGCGCGGCAGCAACTCGCTCAGCTCACCGGAGAGTTCCTCCTCCGCCGGGGCGCCGAGCACCCGTACCGCCAGCGCGCTGCCCCGGGCCGCCGCCCGCCGGTGCAGCACGATCAGCGCGGCGAGCTGCACCAGCCGGGCCGGCCCGGCCGCCCGCGGCCCCGCGTCCACCAGCGCGACGACCCGGCCGGTCGCCGGAGGCAACCGGAACTCCGGTGCCGTGTACAGCAGTTCACCCTCCAGGTGGCGGCGGACGAACTCCTCCGGCCACTCCTCGGCCAGCAGCCACTCGGCCGGCCGCAGTTGCTCCGGCCGCCCGCGCCGCCGCAACCCGCCGTACCCGTCCGGCTCGCCCCGCTCCGCCGTCCGCGGCTGCTCCGCGCCGACCAGCGCGTCCACCCCCAGCACCAGCGGCCCGAGCCCGACCGCCAACCCCCGGGACAGCGCCGACAGTTCGGCCGCCCACGGCGCGAGCGCCGCCGGCAGCAGACCGGCGGCGGACGCGGTGGCGGACGCGGCGGGGGGAGTGGGGACGGGCGGGGTCGGGTTCACGGGGCGGGCTCCGGGACGGTGGGCGCCGGAGTGGCGAACGCGGCCGGGCGGACGGGGAGTTCGGTGAGCAGGGCGAGGCCCGGGGGCAGCAGGACGAGCAGCGGCTCGGCGAGCGGCCGCTCGGCGGCGGACGCCAGCGCGTCGCGCCACAGGGCGGGGGACGGCAGCGGGCGGGCCGTGGTCGGGACGAGGACGCCGTCGTCCCAGCCCAGGTAGCGGACGCCGTCGGCCCACGGCAGATCGGCCGGGTCGCCGAGCACCACCAGCACCGGTTCGTCCCCGGCAGCCCCCGCTCCCGCCCCCGCTCCCGTCCCCGCCGCCGCCGCGCGCAGCGTCGCGCCGGCGGCGAGCCGGTCCCGGGCGGCGGCGGCCAGCGCGGTCGCGGCCGGGCCGAGGCCCGCCACCGCGGCGGGCGGCAGCGGCGGCTCGCGGTGCTCCCAGCGCAGGGCGACCCGGACGGGCGCGGGGCCGCCCGCCGCCGTCACGGCCGGACCGCCGCGACCAGGCGGCTTCGGACGGCGGCCAGCTCGGCGGGCAGGTCGGCGGCGGTGAAGGAGGCGTCGATCTCCCGCAGGGTCGCCTCCAGCCGCAGCCGCAGGTCACCGCCGACCGGCGCCCCGGCGGGTGCCGCCGCCGCGCTCTCCGTCTCCGCGAGCAGCGCGGTGCCGACCCGGGCCAGCCGTCCGGCGCGGGCCAGCGGGCCGCGGGAGAGCTCCTCGGCGGCGTACGCCAGGCCGTGGTTGGCGGCGGCGCCGACCAGGTCGGTGAGGGTGTTCCGGGCGAGGGCCTGGGCGTCGGGGGTGGGGGCGATCAGCGGCAGCACCCACAGGTCGCGTTCGGAGGCGGCGGTGCGCCCGTCGAGCGTCGCGGCGGCGGCGACCAGCCGCTGGGAGCGGACCGCCCGGCGGTCGCTGATCGGGACGCCGGCGGCGCGCAGCCGGCGGACGGCGGTGGCCAGCACGGGCGTGACGGGGTCGAGCGCGCAGTGGCGGGCGGCGGCGGCCAGCCGGTCGAGGACGGGGACCAGGCCGGGGCCGCCCGGCGGGACGGGGGCGGGGCGGCGGCCGGCCTCCAGCAGTTCCTCCAGCCGGTCGTCGGGCACGGGGGAGACGAACAGCCGGGCCAGGAAGCGGTCCGCGAAGGCCGCCAGCGCGGGGTCCTCGGGCAGGCTGTTGGCCGCGCCGACGCAGATCCGCAGCGGACTCGCCAGGACGGTCGCGCCGCGCCGGAACACCCGCTCGTTCAGCAGGCCGAGCAGGGTGTTCAGGACGGCGGTCGAGCCGAGGAAGACCTCGTCGAGGAAGGCGATCTCGGCCTCCGGCAGCATGCCGCCGGTCTCGTACTCGACCCGGCCCTCGCGCAGCCGGGCCAGGTCGACGGAGCCGAACAGCTCGTTGGGCTCGGTGAACCGGCCGAGCAGGTACTCGAAGTAGCGCCCGCCGAGCTGTCCGGCGACCCGCCGCACCACCTCGGACTTCGCGGTGCCGGGCGGGCCGACCACCAGCAGGTGCTCTCCCGCGACGGCGCACAGCGCCACCACCTCGGCCGGCACCTCGCGGTCCACCATCCCGGCGCCGGCGACGGCGACCGCCTCGCCGACCCGCTTCGCATCGGCCGTCAGGTCCGCGTCCCAGAGCTCAGTCACGAGGCCGGAGTGTACGGGCCCCCGCTCCGGGCACACCATCCGATTTGATCACCGACGGCTCGGGGACGGTCGGCTGCCGCCTCAGCCCAGCCGGGGCCAGGCCACCAGCCGCTCCAGGACGGCGGGGGCGCCGGCCGCCAGCAGGTCGGCGGCGGGGCGGCGCCGGTGCAGGGCGAGCAGCAGCTCGCTCGCGGTGCCGGTGAGCTCCAGCACGGCGGGGGCGTCACCGGCCGAACCGGCCGAACCGGCCGAACCGGCCGAGCCCGCCGAACCGGTGGGCTCCTCGGGAGTCAGGGCGATCGTCCAGTCGGTGCCCTCGGTGGTGCGCAGCCGGACCAGGGCGGGGTCGTGCGGCCAGGGGCCTGCGGTGCCCCAGGACAGGGCGAGGAACTCGTCGATGCCGTCCAGGGCGACCTCCGCCGGGACGGGCAGCGGCGCGCCGACGGCGAGTTGGGCGTCGTGCGCGTGCACGGCGGCCTCCTGCACCTGGTGGCGGACGACCGCGGTGCTGTCCTGCGGGCCGCCGGCGGCCTGCCACCACGTCCAGCACGGGCGGTCGGGGCCGGCCTCGCGGAGCGCGGCCAGCAGGTCGGCGGTCGCCGCCGCCGAACGTTCGAGCGCCTGCTCCAGCGTCAGGCCGCCCGCGATCTCGGGCGCGGCGGGCGTGAAGCCGGCCCCGGCGCGGACGGCGGACGCCCAGAACAGGTGCACGACGGTGAGGTGGTCGACCAGGTCCGCCAGCGTCCAGTCCGGGCAACTGGGCACCGGCGCCCCGGGATCGGACGCCCCCGCCGCGGCGGCGCGCAGCACGGCGGAGCGCTCGTCGACGAGGTCCAGCAGTTCAGGGAAGGTCAGTGAGGTGGCCATGGCGCCTGCCTATCACGTCCGACCGACGGCCGACGAAGGGAGACCACCGGGTCCGGCGGCCGCCGGCGGAACCGAGGGAGGGTCAGTAGCTCCAGCTGTAGATGCGGCCGCCCGACCCCAGCGCCGACGCCGCGAGCCCGGCGACTCCCCGCAGGACCGCCAGGAGGTCCTCCTCGGCGGGACACGCACCGGCTCGCCGCTCCTGCCCGGCGGCTGCGCGCAGGCGCGTCGCCGGGCGCACCGGACCCCGCCCGGTCGTGGTGACCGGGCGGGGTCCGGTGGGGGACGGCCGCCGTCCGGAGTCCGAAGGGGGCTCCCGGC is part of the Kitasatospora setae KM-6054 genome and harbors:
- a CDS encoding bpX5 domain-containing protein; protein product: MTAAGGPAPVRVALRWEHREPPLPPAAVAGLGPAATALAAAARDRLAAGATLRAAAAGTGAGAGAGAAGDEPVLVVLGDPADLPWADGVRYLGWDDGVLVPTTARPLPSPALWRDALASAAERPLAEPLLVLLPPGLALLTELPVRPAAFATPAPTVPEPAP
- a CDS encoding bpX6 domain-containing protein encodes the protein MNETAVGRHRASVEAAGFLLDVPLLGSGEAAARVLRLWRDGARLSELPCGAWLLQLPEPVAVRADRAPGLPLLARSGGLVSFDLPEAGPGPGHGSGPVLGHGSGPVLGHGSGPVLGHGSGSGSGSGSGSGSDEEPAVGAGELLVLRGGRPERYRLAALPPVAPVRWLDPSGLVVRRLEPLSAAGPEPGPVVESLLTPPWSDLRAAAGVRPVSPRLRRLRGDRPPGPLSRKGPLSRKGRLPARRARRWGAWAVLPLAATLFLLLGSSAVLFGASRSVAAWVGGVLAWIGTALVVGAESRRARLSVSDAGDAGNPGDAGGTGGSALTRPRARRTLRRALNGVLAVLALRTPAAAQVVRGRQARYLRELTAAFRQRRWEEALRDALALGGRPPSSGRDSWLTLALPSRRTGALRPAAHRDSGGPVSALSGASVHEHLTALYRAAAEALEREGRIDEAAFALADLLARPSEAVALLERHGRHRDAAVLAEGRGLEPELAIRPWWLAGERGRAVRLAERHDAFLSVVTRLERVDEGAARELRTAWVRSRQAAGDRLGAVEAAWPDERLRPLVVADLRDGVALGGVVRARSLAYLRALDAGERVAPMIRALLAGDEPELRSQRGEFAAAMAVLPGGAAALDRELATAAALAVVRDGGFGDRPEHSRRQLFGALLERADPLVAADLPPLSDLPPLPERASRPGGPGTVHADRLPGRVRLHDAAALESGAVLVACGQAGVRLLTGDGRTKARWSTPADRLVLADHGGAALLVARYGDARAIARLDLATRRVRPWATLLGAEPLSSFDGRLLTVVEDGALAVYDTLAAVPTVVWRELDHGAQVLGPPARSPGSFAALVAEQPLVERWRWDAPGWQLRSRHGLDLPVEPLPRVLAEGSLLSIDREAGELVRSGENGTARRPLSGPPESSTLLADGDLYAVATAEPGGTTLDLGLGPGLPVRAVLRFPSATPDDLALRHHAGLATVHHRDGRLIALTADGSRLLANLRLTDG
- a CDS encoding AAA family ATPase, with the translated sequence MTELWDADLTADAKRVGEAVAVAGAGMVDREVPAEVVALCAVAGEHLLVVGPPGTAKSEVVRRVAGQLGGRYFEYLLGRFTEPNELFGSVDLARLREGRVEYETGGMLPEAEIAFLDEVFLGSTAVLNTLLGLLNERVFRRGATVLASPLRICVGAANSLPEDPALAAFADRFLARLFVSPVPDDRLEELLEAGRRPAPVPPGGPGLVPVLDRLAAAARHCALDPVTPVLATAVRRLRAAGVPISDRRAVRSQRLVAAAATLDGRTAASERDLWVLPLIAPTPDAQALARNTLTDLVGAAANHGLAYAAEELSRGPLARAGRLARVGTALLAETESAAAAPAGAPVGGDLRLRLEATLREIDASFTAADLPAELAAVRSRLVAAVRP
- a CDS encoding nucleotidyltransferase domain-containing protein, which gives rise to MRDADVLEVLDALRAAGAQVWIAGGWGIDALLREQTRPHRDLDLLHRREQEPAALAALAELGFAERTDLRPVRFVLVDGRGRELDLHPLVFGPDGDALQESHRAGQPFHYPASCFVTGTIGGREVPCLSVAQQVSFHQGYEPAERDRQDMARLRAAFGVETHF
- a CDS encoding maleylpyruvate isomerase N-terminal domain-containing protein — encoded protein: MATSLTFPELLDLVDERSAVLRAAAAGASDPGAPVPSCPDWTLADLVDHLTVVHLFWASAVRAGAGFTPAAPEIAGGLTLEQALERSAAATADLLAALREAGPDRPCWTWWQAAGGPQDSTAVVRHQVQEAAVHAHDAQLAVGAPLPVPAEVALDGIDEFLALSWGTAGPWPHDPALVRLRTTEGTDWTIALTPEEPTGSAGSAGSAGSAGSAGDAPAVLELTGTASELLLALHRRRPAADLLAAGAPAVLERLVAWPRLG